The Raphanus sativus cultivar WK10039 chromosome 2, ASM80110v3, whole genome shotgun sequence genome includes a region encoding these proteins:
- the LOC108843058 gene encoding uncharacterized protein LOC108843058: protein MASSYLSSKRYTYIHESGSETRRGAIDIHHVIINRSRSTGYARLMGLAFFLVNLGVSMYFFLEKDNPLRTLSWSCLLSGFFVVIQCRKLVKKESVIIMPNFGIQLETQYLSGKTVSTFIPIGKILKPVLVECVTPVTCYWSLSLFLRDEEQLTLVFKELRPSLKMLVPIWKGLCAVIVTDQSKMITEEKHVVVSG, encoded by the exons ATGGCGAGCTCGTATCTTTCGAGTAAGAGATACACTTACATACACGAAAGTGGAAGTGAGACACGTAGAGGAGCCATTGACATTCACCATGTGATCATCAACAGAAGCAGATCAACTGGTTATGCCCGTCTTATGGGCCTTGCTTTCTTCCTTGTTAATTTGGGTGTCTCTATGTACTTTTTTCTTGAAAAG GATAATCCACTTAGAACTCTTTCTTGGAGCTGCCTTTTAAGTGGTTTCTTTGTTGTGATACAATGCCGGAAGTTAGTCAAGAAAG AATCTGTTATAATCATGCCAAACTTCGGGATCCAACTTGAAACCCAATATTTAAG TGGAAAAACTGTCTCCACGTTTATCCCCATTGGTAAGATTTTGAAGCCTGTGCTTGTGGAATGTGTCACACCTGTTACATGTTATTGGAGTCTCTCTTTATTTCTGCGCGATGAAGAACAGCTTACATTGGTGTTTAAG GAACTGCGTCCGTCATTGAAGATGTTGGTTCCCATTTGGAAGGGATTGTGTGCTGTTATTGTCACAGATCAAAGTAAAATGATAACCGAAGAAAAACATGTTGTAGTATCTGGTTAA
- the LOC108818256 gene encoding uncharacterized protein LOC108818256 — protein MSCSSSSGSEGEEEGFDSYRKGGYHAVRIGDPFSGGRYIAQRKLGWGQFSTVWLAFDTQSSSYVALKIQKSAQQFAQAALHEIEFLSAAADGDLQNTKCVVRLIDHFKHAGPNGQHLCMVLEFLGDSLLRLIRYNRYKGLKMDKVREICRCVLTGLDYLHRELGMIHSDLKPENILLCSTIDPAKDPVRSGLTPLLEKPEGNANGGGGSSTMNLIEKKLKRRAKRAVAKISERRVSMVGGEASSKTERSLDGIDMRCKVVDFGNACWADKQFAEEIQTRQYRAPEVILKSGYSFSVDMWSFGCTAFELVTGDMLFAPKEGNGYGEDEDHLALMMELLGKMPRKIAIGGARSKDYFDRHGDLKRIRRLKYWPLDRLLVDKYKLPEAEAKEFAEFLSPVLEFAPEKRPTAQQCLEHPWMNNVVSTQNSAADNVESQVRNLKIKG, from the exons ATGTCGTGTTCATCCTCGTCTGGAtcagaaggagaagaagaaggtttcgATTCTTACCGCAAAGGTGGTTATCACGCCGTCAGGATCGGCGATCCTTTCTCCGGTGGTCGTTACATCGCTCAGCGAAAGCTTGGCTGGGGTCAATTCTCCACCGTCTGGCTTGCCTTCGATACTCAATCCTCT AGCTATGTTGCGTTGAAGATTCAGAAGAGCGCACAGCAGTTCGCTCAAGCCGCACTTCACGAAATCGAGTTCCTTTCCGCTGCTGCTGACGGAGACCTCCAAAACACCAAATGCGTCGTCCGTCTCATCGACCATTTCAAGCACGCTGGTCCCAACGGGCAGCATCTGTGCATGGTGCTCGAGTTTCTCGGCGACAGCTTGCTCCGTTTGATCAGATACAACCGTTACAAAGGTCTGAAGATGGATAAAGTCAGGGAGATTTGCAGATGTGTGCTCACTGGTTTGGATTACTTGCACCGCGAGCTCGGTATGATACATTCCGACTTGAAACCTGAGAATATTCTCCTCTGTTCCACCATTGACCCTGCCAAAGATCCGGTTAGATCCGGGTTAACTCCATTACTAGAGAAGCCTGAGGGAAACGCAAACGGTGGTGGTGGTAGTTCCACTATGAATCTGATTGAGAAGAAGTTGAAGAGGAGAGCTAAGAGAGCCGTTGCTAAGATATCGGAGAGGAGAGTCTCAATGGTTGGTGGAGAAGCATCGTCGAAGACGGAGAGGAGTCTCGATGGGATTGATATGAGATGCAAAGTTGTTGACTTTGGTAACGCTTGTTGGGCTGATAAACAGTTTGCTGAAGAGATACAGACGAGACAGTACAGAGCTCCTGAAGTGATACTGAAGTCAGGGTACTCCTTCTCTGTTGATATGTGGTCTTTTGGTTGTACTGCTTTCGAGCTTGTCACGGGGGATATGCTGTTTGCTCCTAAAGAAGGGAATGGTTATGGAGAAGACGAGGATCACCTTGCTCTTATGATGGAACTCCTTGGGAAAATGCCTCGGAag ATTGCTATTGGTGGAGCGAGGTCGAAAGACTACTTTGACAGACACGGAGATTTAAAGAGAATCCGGAGGTTGAAGTATTGGCCGCTTGATCGGTTGCTGGTGGATAAATACAAGCTTCCTGAAGCAGAAGCAAAGGAGTTTGCGGAGTTTCTGAGTCCGGTTCTTGAGTTTGCGCCAGAGAAACGACCAACTGCTCAGCAGTGCTTGGAACATCCTTGGATGAATAATGTAGTAAGTACACAGAACAGTGCAGCAGATAATGTAGAATCCCAAGTGAGGAACTTGAAGATCAAAGGATGA
- the LOC108841546 gene encoding probable E3 ubiquitin-protein ligase ATL45, which translates to MTRSSRFLGTAAATPPPPEEILAAETDLVVILSALLCALICVAGLAAVARCACLRRLAGVNSSAVGVSPPPNKGLKKKALQSLPKSTFAAADTPSSSAGDGDSPAECAICLTEFTDGEEIRILPLCNHAFHLACIDKWLTSRSSCPSCRRILVPMKCDRCGHHASTAESQIKDQPPPHQHPSQFTSAVVPAFLP; encoded by the coding sequence ATGACTCGCTCCTCTAGATTCCTTGGAACCGCGGCGGCGACGCCACCACCGCCAGAAGAAATCCTCGCCGCGGAAACGGACTTGGTTGTGATCCTCTCAGCTCTTCTCTGCGCTCTTATATGCGTAGCCGGCTTAGCCGCCGTAGCTCGCTGCGCCTGTCTCCGCCGCCTCGCCGGCGTTAATTCCTCCGCCGTAGGAGTGTCTCCACCGCCGAACAAAGGCCTCAAGAAAAAAGCGCTACAGTCCCTCCCTAAATCCACCTTCGCCGCTGCAGACACTCCGAGCTCCTCCGCCGGAGATGGAGACTCGCCCGCCGAGTGCGCCATATGCTTGACGGAGTTTACCGACGGAGAAGAGATCAGGATTCTACCGCTTTGCAACCACGCCTTCCACTTGGCGTGCATAGATAAATGGCTGACTTCTCGGTCGTCGTGTCCTTCTTGCCGTCGGATCTTGGTACCGATGAAGTGTGATCGGTGTGGTCACCATGCTTCCACGGCGGAGAGTCAGATTAAAGATCAGCCTCCTCCTCATCAGCATCCTTCACAGTTCACTTCCGCCGTTGTTCCCGCTTTTCTTCCTTAA
- the LOC130508293 gene encoding plant intracellular Ras-group-related LRR protein 4-like → MDSLQLLDKRLDTTEQVVEEIMRIHRSLPPRPGLDEVEAARSLIQNVEKEDQAWLEAIANQRKPSSDAVPGELFAVLQEMKKGLVRFRSKEQIREAAKLLDLETIHSLFDDFIQRASDCINAPSSNGVSAPPSSRPPRPPPPTTVPSSLYFSEKTPARPKEMVSRDDSFVSKAKPSLYGDGFVAPPRAPQQIVDSTLIPAKFAGNEGEKLSLIKLASLIEVSSKKATKELNLQNKLSPQVEWLPDSIGKLSTLTSLDLSENHIVVLPNTIGGLASLTNLDLRSNRINQLPESIGELINLVHLNLSGNQLSSLPSSFSRLLQLEELNLSCNNLPVLPESIGSLANLKKLDVETNDIEEIPYSIGGCSSLKELRADYNKLKALPEAIGKITTLEILSVRYNNIRQLPTTMSSLSSLRELDASFNELESVPESLCFATTLVKLNVGNNFADMVSLPRSLGNLEMLEELDISNNQIRVLPESFRMLTKLRVFRAQENPLQVPPRDVAEKGPQAVVQYMNDLVEARNNSNAKSLVVKPKKSWVQMCFFSNKSNKKKQSSMEIV, encoded by the exons ATGGATTCGCTGCAGCTGCTGGATAAGCGTCTGGACACGACGGAGCAAGTGGTGGAAGAAATCATGAGAATCCACAGATCTCTCCCGCCTCGACCAGGACTCGACGAGGTCGAAGCCGCGAGGTCTCTGATACAGAACGTGGAGAAGGAAGACCAGGCCTGGCTAGAAGCCATCGCTAACCAGAGGAAACCCTCCTCCGACGCCGTTCCCGGCGAGCTCTTCGCCGTGCTGCAGGAGATGAAGAAAGGTCTCGTTCGGTTTCGAAGCAAAGAGCAGATAAGAGAAGCCGCCAAGCTCCTCGATCTGGAAACCATTCACTCTCTCTTCGACGATTTCATCCAGAGAGCTTCTGATTGCATTAATGCTCCTTCCTCTAACGGCGTCTCTGCTCCTCCGTCTTCTCGTCCTCCGCGTCCTCCTCCTCCGACGACGGTTCCGTCGAGCTTGTATTTCTCGGAGAAGACGCCTGCTCGTCCCAAGGAGATGGTCTCGCGAGACGATAGCTTCGTGAGTAAAGCTAAACCTTCTCTCTACGGTGATGGTTTCGTAGCTCCTCCTCGAGCACCACAACAGATTGTGGATTCAACTCTCATCCCCGCTAAATTCGCCG GCAATGAAGGAGAGAAGCTGAGTTTGATAAAGCTTGCTAGTTTAATCGAGGTATCATCCAAGAAAGCTACTAAAGAGCTGAATCTACAGAACAAGCTATCTCCACAAGTCGAGTGGCTTCCAGATTCTATCGGCAAGTTATCCACTCTAACATCCCTCGACTTGTCCGAAAACCACATCGTGGTGTTACCAAACACCATAGGAGGGCTAGCTTCTCTAACAAACCTCGATTTGCGTTCCAACAGAATCAATCAGCTCCCCGAGTCTATCGGGGAGCTGATCAACTTGGTTCACCTCAACCTCAGCGGCAACCAGCTATCATCTCTGCCTTCTTCCTTCAGCAGGTTGCTGCAGCTCGAGGAGCTTAACCTGAGCTGCAACAACCTCCCGGTCCTCCCCGAGTCAATCGGTTCCCTCGCCAACCTAAAGAAGCTCGACGTGGAGACGAACGATATCGAAGAGATCCCTTACTCCATCGGCGGATGCTCTTCCCTCAAAGAGCTCCGTGCGGATTACAACAAGCTCAAGGCTCTCCCCGAAGCCATCGGGAAGATAACCACGCTGGAGATCTTGTCCGTGCGTTACAACAATATCAGACAGTTGCCGACCACGATGTCTTCTCTGTCTAGCCTCAGAGAGCTGGACGCGAGTTTCAACGAGCTCGAGTCTGTCCCGGAGAGCTTGTGTTTCGCCACCACGCTCGTGAAGCTGAACGTGGGGAACAACTTCGCCGATATGGTGTCGCTGCCGAGGTCGTTAGGCAACCTCGAGATGCTCGAGGAGCTTGATATAAGCAATAACCAGATCCGTGTGCTTCCGGAGTCGTTTAGGATGCTCACGAAGCTGCGTGTGTTTCGTGCTCAGGAGAATCCGCTTCAAGTTCCTCCTCGTGATGTAGCCGAGAAGGGCCCTCAGGCGGTTGTTCAGTACATGAACGATCTCGTGGAAGCGAGAAACAACAGCAACGCGAAATCGCTGGTGGTTAAGCCGAAGAAGAGCTGGGTCCAGATGTGCTTCTTCTCCAACAAGTCCAACAAGAAAAAACAGAGCTCCATGGAGATTgtttaa
- the LOC108816258 gene encoding ankyrin repeat domain-containing protein 2A — protein MASNPEKNPLIPSDEKTESKEESKSPKPESAAAASAASGSSPSSPNPPGLNFNAFDFSNMASILNDPSIRELAEQIAKDPAFNQLAEQLQRSIPNAAEGGAGGGGFPNIDPQQYVSTMEQVMHNPEFQTMAERLGNALVKDPQMSPFLDAFSNPETAENFTERMARLKEDPELKPILDEIDAGGPSAMMKYWNDKDVLKKLGEAMGMPVVGLPDQTPSAEPEVAEEEEEESIVHQTASLGDVEGLKTALESGGNKDEEDSEGRTALHFACGYGELKCAQVLIDAGASVNAVDKNKNTPLHYAAGYGRKDCVSLLLENGAAVTLQNLDEKTPIDVAKLNNQLEVVKLLEKDAFL, from the exons ATGGCTTCGAATCCAGAGAAAAACCCGCTGATTCCTTCAG ATGAGAAAACCGAATCGAAGGAGGAGAGCAAGAGTCCTAAACCGgaatcagcagcagcagcatcagCAGCATCTGGGAGTTCACCTTCATCACCTAACCCTCCTGGCTTGAATTTCAATGCTTTTGATTTCTCAAACATGGCTAGTATCCTCAAC gatCCAAGCATCAGAGAATTGGCGGAGCAGATTGCTAAAGATCCTGCCTTTAACCAGTTGGCTGAGCAGCTTCAGAGATCTATCCCAAACGCAGCTGAGGGAGgagcaggaggaggaggttTCCCTAACATTGATCCACAACAGTATGTCAGCACAATGGAACAGGTTATGCATAACCCCGAGTTTCAGACCATGGCTGAGCGACTTGGTAACGCCTTGGTCAAG GATCCACAAATGTCTCCCTTTTTGGATGCTTTCTCAAACCCTGAAACAGCTGAGAACTTTACTGAGCGTATGGCACGGTTGAAAGAAGATCCAGAGTTGAAACCTATACTTGATGAGATTGATGCTGGTGGTCCTTCTGCCATGATGAA GTACTGGAATGATAAAGATGTACTGAAAAAGCTTGGTGAAGCAATGGGTATGCCTGTTGTTGGCTTGCCTGACCAGACGCCTTCAGCTGAACCCGAGgtggctgaagaagaagaagaagagtctaTTGTTCATCAAACGGCCAGTCTTGGTGATGTTGAG GGTTTGAAAACCGCTTTGGAATCTGGTGGTaacaaagatgaagaagattctGAAGGAAGGACAGCACTGCATTTTGCGTGTGGATACGGCGAG TTAAAATGTGCTCAAGTTCTTATCGATGCTGGAGCAAGTGTTAACGCTGTTGACAAAAACAAGAACACACCTCTGCATTACGCTGCTGGTTACGGGAGGAAAGATTGTGTTAGCCTTCTCCTTGAGAATGGTGCAGCAGT GACTCTGCAAAACCTAGACGAGAAGACACCCATTGATGTGGCTAAGCTCAATAACCAGCTCGAGGTGGTGAAGCTGCTCGAGAAAGATGCTTTCCTCTGA
- the LOC130508294 gene encoding chloride channel protein CLC-e-like isoform X1 produces the protein MAAATPLLCAALRSHFPSRRFSPNRETNAPFRFDLLPSPYSFRSVATAGRIFPRSPAAKRKTDQDDDQPPSQELAIASACLVGVLTGISVVLFNNCVHSLRDFSWDGIPDRGASWLRDAPIGSVWLRVILVPTLGGLLVSVLNQLRESAAEEDSDDTSAVKAVLRPFLKAVAACVTLGTGNSLGPEGPSVEIGASIARGVNSVFNKSPRTGLSLVAAGSASGISSGFNAAVAGCFFAVESVLWPSSSDSSTSLPNSTSMVILSAVIASVVSEIGLGSEPAFKVPDYDFRSPGELPLYLLLGALCGLVSLALSRCTSSMTSAVDSLNKDAGIPKAVFPVMGGLTVGIIALVYPEVLYWGFENVDILLESRPFVKGLSADLLLQLVAVKIAATALCRASGLVGGYYAPSLFIGGAAGMAYGKFIGIALAQNPGIHLSILEVASPQAYGLVGMAATLAGVCQVPLTSVLLLFELTQDYRIVLPLLGAVGMSSWITSGQSKRQETRETKETRIRNSQEAVQSLASPDDGSSTNNLCEVESSLCIDDSSIQTEELQRTIFVSEAMRTRFATVMMSTSLEEAITRMLIEKQSCALIVDPDNLFLGLLTLSDILEYSKSRKEGSKAPKEIFVSEICSMSGGRCKVPWTVTPDMDLLAAQTIMNKHEISHLPVVSGGSDSRRIHPVGVLDIECISVTRRALSTRMFLF, from the exons ATGGCAGCAGCCACGCCTCTACTCTGTGCTGCTCTCCGATCTCACTTCCCTTCCCGGAGATTCTCTCCGAATCGCGAAACCAACGCTCCTTTTCGCTTCGATCTCCTCCCTTCTCCGTATTCATTCCGTTCCGTCGCTACCGCCGGCAGAATTTTCCCGCGTTCTCCGGCGGCGAAGCGGAAGACTGATCAGGACGACGATCAGCCTCCGTCGCAGGAGCTCGCGATAGCGTCGGCCTGTCTCGTCGGAGTACTCACCGGAATAAGCGTGGTTCTCTTCAACAACTGCGTCCACTCGCTACGTGACTTCTCGTGGGACGGGATACCCGATCGCGGAGCTTCGTGGCTTAGAGACGCGCCGATCGGCTCCGTATGGTTGCGCGTCATCCTCGTCCCGACTCTCGGAGGTTTGTTGGTCAGCGTCCTTAACCAGCTTCGTGAATCTGCTGCTGAGGAGGATTCTGATGATACCTCCGCTGTGAAGGCGGTGCTGCGTCCCTTCCTTAAGGCTGTTGCCGCGTGTGTGACGCTCGGAACGGGGAACTCGCTGGGTCCTGAAGGTCCTAGCGTTGAGATTGGAGCGTCGATAGCGAGAGGAGTGAACTCTGTGTTTAATAAGAGTCCTCGGACTGGGCTCTCGCTTGTTGCCGCTGGCTCAGCTTCTGGAATCTCTTCTG GGTTCAATGCAGCTGTTGCTGGATGCTTCTTTGCAGTTGAATCCGTTTTGTGGCCTTCATCAAGTGATTCATCTACATCACTTCCAAACTCTACCTCAATGGTTATTCTTAGTGCTGTTATTGCTTCTGTTGTGTCTGAAATCGGACTCGGATCTGAACCTGCGTTTAAGGTTCCTGACTATGACTTCCGCTCTCCTGGAG AACTTCCACTCTATCTTTTATTGGGAGCTCTGTGTGGTTTGGTCTCGTTGGCGTTATCTCGATGCACATCTTCCATGACATCTGCTGTTGACAGTCTTAACAAGGACGCTGGGATACCAAAGGCTGTGTTTCCTGTAATGGGTGGCTTAACTGTTGGTATCATAGCTTTGGTATACCCTGAAGTCTTGTACTGGGGTTTCGAGAACGTGGATATTTTGTTGGAGTCTCGTCCTTTTGTGAAGGGCCTTTCGGCTGATCTTTTGCTTCAGCTGGTTGCTGTCAAGATAGCTGCAACAGCATTGTGCCGAGCTTCTGGATTGGTGGGAGGATACTATGCGCCTTCTCTGTTTATTGGTGGGGCAGCAGGAATGGCCTATGGGAAGTTTATTGGCATTGCCTTGGCTCAGAATCCTGGAATCCATCTCTCTATCCTAGAAGTGGCATCTCCACAAGCTTATGGTCTG GTTGGAATGGCTGCTACACTTGCGGGGGTTTGTCAAGTTCCTCTTACATCGGTACTATTGCTGTTTGAACTTACACAGGACTATCGTATAGTGTTACCCCTTCTGGGAGCTGTAGGTATGTCTTCATGGATTACATCTGGACAATCAAAGAGACAAGAAACAAGAGAGACAAAAGAAACTAGGATAAGAAACAGCCAAGAAGCTGTACAGTCTCTGGCGTCGCCAGATGATGGATCGTCAACGAATAACCTTTGTGAAGTTGAAAGTTCTCTTTGCATAGATGATTCAAGCATCCAAACTGAGGAGCTACAAAGAACTATCTTCGTTTCAGAAGCCATGCGAACAAGATTTGCTACAGTTATGATGAGCACTTCTCTGGAAGAAGCAATAACTCGTATGCTGATAGAGAAACAATCCTGTGCGCTGATTGTTGATCCTGACAATCTTTTTCTCGGTCTACTTACACTTTCAGACATTCTGGAATACAGCAAATCAAGAAAAGAAGGAAGCAAAGCACCCAAG GAGATTTTTGTTAGTGAAATATGTTCAATGAGCGGAGGAAGATGTAAAGTGCCGTGGACTGTGACACCTGATATGGATCTTCTCGCTGCCCAAACAATCATGAACAAGCATGAAATATCTCATCTTCCAGTCGTTTCAGGAGGCAGTGATTCTCGCAGAATACACCCTGTTGGGGTCCTAGATATAGAATGTATCTCTGTAACCCGCCG AGCTCTATCAACCAGAATGTTCCTCTTCTGA
- the LOC130508294 gene encoding chloride channel protein CLC-e-like isoform X2, whose amino-acid sequence MAAATPLLCAALRSHFPSRRFSPNRETNAPFRFDLLPSPYSFRSVATAGRIFPRSPAAKRKTDQDDDQPPSQELAIASACLVGVLTGISVVLFNNCVHSLRDFSWDGIPDRGASWLRDAPIGSVWLRVILVPTLGGLLVSVLNQLRESAAEEDSDDTSAVKAVLRPFLKAVAACVTLGTGNSLGPEGPSVEIGASIARGVNSVFNKSPRTGLSLVAAGSASGISSGFNAAVAGCFFAVESVLWPSSSDSSTSLPNSTSMVILSAVIASVVSEIGLGSEPAFKVPDYDFRSPGELPLYLLLGALCGLVSLALSRCTSSMTSAVDSLNKDAGIPKAVFPVMGGLTVGIIALVYPEVLYWGFENVDILLESRPFVKGLSADLLLQLVAVKIAATALCRASGLVGGYYAPSLFIGGAAGMAYGKFIGIALAQNPGIHLSILEVASPQAYGLVGMAATLAGVCQVPLTSVLLLFELTQDYRIVLPLLGAVGMSSWITSGQSKRQETRETKETRIRNSQEAVQSLASPDDGSSTNNLCEVESSLCIDDSSIQTEELQRTIFVSEAMRTRFATVMMSTSLEEAITRMLIEKQSCALIVDPDNLFLGLLTLSDILEYSKSRKEGSKAPKIFVSEICSMSGGRCKVPWTVTPDMDLLAAQTIMNKHEISHLPVVSGGSDSRRIHPVGVLDIECISVTRRALSTRMFLF is encoded by the exons ATGGCAGCAGCCACGCCTCTACTCTGTGCTGCTCTCCGATCTCACTTCCCTTCCCGGAGATTCTCTCCGAATCGCGAAACCAACGCTCCTTTTCGCTTCGATCTCCTCCCTTCTCCGTATTCATTCCGTTCCGTCGCTACCGCCGGCAGAATTTTCCCGCGTTCTCCGGCGGCGAAGCGGAAGACTGATCAGGACGACGATCAGCCTCCGTCGCAGGAGCTCGCGATAGCGTCGGCCTGTCTCGTCGGAGTACTCACCGGAATAAGCGTGGTTCTCTTCAACAACTGCGTCCACTCGCTACGTGACTTCTCGTGGGACGGGATACCCGATCGCGGAGCTTCGTGGCTTAGAGACGCGCCGATCGGCTCCGTATGGTTGCGCGTCATCCTCGTCCCGACTCTCGGAGGTTTGTTGGTCAGCGTCCTTAACCAGCTTCGTGAATCTGCTGCTGAGGAGGATTCTGATGATACCTCCGCTGTGAAGGCGGTGCTGCGTCCCTTCCTTAAGGCTGTTGCCGCGTGTGTGACGCTCGGAACGGGGAACTCGCTGGGTCCTGAAGGTCCTAGCGTTGAGATTGGAGCGTCGATAGCGAGAGGAGTGAACTCTGTGTTTAATAAGAGTCCTCGGACTGGGCTCTCGCTTGTTGCCGCTGGCTCAGCTTCTGGAATCTCTTCTG GGTTCAATGCAGCTGTTGCTGGATGCTTCTTTGCAGTTGAATCCGTTTTGTGGCCTTCATCAAGTGATTCATCTACATCACTTCCAAACTCTACCTCAATGGTTATTCTTAGTGCTGTTATTGCTTCTGTTGTGTCTGAAATCGGACTCGGATCTGAACCTGCGTTTAAGGTTCCTGACTATGACTTCCGCTCTCCTGGAG AACTTCCACTCTATCTTTTATTGGGAGCTCTGTGTGGTTTGGTCTCGTTGGCGTTATCTCGATGCACATCTTCCATGACATCTGCTGTTGACAGTCTTAACAAGGACGCTGGGATACCAAAGGCTGTGTTTCCTGTAATGGGTGGCTTAACTGTTGGTATCATAGCTTTGGTATACCCTGAAGTCTTGTACTGGGGTTTCGAGAACGTGGATATTTTGTTGGAGTCTCGTCCTTTTGTGAAGGGCCTTTCGGCTGATCTTTTGCTTCAGCTGGTTGCTGTCAAGATAGCTGCAACAGCATTGTGCCGAGCTTCTGGATTGGTGGGAGGATACTATGCGCCTTCTCTGTTTATTGGTGGGGCAGCAGGAATGGCCTATGGGAAGTTTATTGGCATTGCCTTGGCTCAGAATCCTGGAATCCATCTCTCTATCCTAGAAGTGGCATCTCCACAAGCTTATGGTCTG GTTGGAATGGCTGCTACACTTGCGGGGGTTTGTCAAGTTCCTCTTACATCGGTACTATTGCTGTTTGAACTTACACAGGACTATCGTATAGTGTTACCCCTTCTGGGAGCTGTAGGTATGTCTTCATGGATTACATCTGGACAATCAAAGAGACAAGAAACAAGAGAGACAAAAGAAACTAGGATAAGAAACAGCCAAGAAGCTGTACAGTCTCTGGCGTCGCCAGATGATGGATCGTCAACGAATAACCTTTGTGAAGTTGAAAGTTCTCTTTGCATAGATGATTCAAGCATCCAAACTGAGGAGCTACAAAGAACTATCTTCGTTTCAGAAGCCATGCGAACAAGATTTGCTACAGTTATGATGAGCACTTCTCTGGAAGAAGCAATAACTCGTATGCTGATAGAGAAACAATCCTGTGCGCTGATTGTTGATCCTGACAATCTTTTTCTCGGTCTACTTACACTTTCAGACATTCTGGAATACAGCAAATCAAGAAAAGAAGGAAGCAAAGCACCCAAG ATTTTTGTTAGTGAAATATGTTCAATGAGCGGAGGAAGATGTAAAGTGCCGTGGACTGTGACACCTGATATGGATCTTCTCGCTGCCCAAACAATCATGAACAAGCATGAAATATCTCATCTTCCAGTCGTTTCAGGAGGCAGTGATTCTCGCAGAATACACCCTGTTGGGGTCCTAGATATAGAATGTATCTCTGTAACCCGCCG AGCTCTATCAACCAGAATGTTCCTCTTCTGA